The following is a genomic window from Colletotrichum lupini chromosome 5, complete sequence.
TATTGTCTGTGGTCCTGGAGGGAAGTACAACACCCGGCCGGATGAGAAAGTAGACATTCCGGACTATCTTGACTGCATCAGAATGTTCATGCGTCTGATCGTCGATATCTGTGGTTGAAATTGAGTATATCAAATGACTACTACACTATTCTGATATTAGGCATCTTATGCAGTCTGTCTCTGGTCCTGCGTTATGCTGCAAGTGACCATCAGCGATCAGGATGCACCGTAGAAGATCAAGCCGTTTTTTGCAACACGAAGCTGAGTAGTGTCGTGGCAGCAATATAGGTTGCAGGAGCATATTTCACTTCAGGCACCTTCTCAGGGGATAACAAACCATCACCTCATCTCATCACATAAGATTTGGCTTCCACCCAAACTAGGAAGCCAGTGTTGTTCTTATCATTGTTGGGGTCTCCAAAACCCGGTATCCCCGCAATCGGTCGGGGACTGAACGATGGCACTAGTAGCGGATTGGCACAAAACCCCTACCAAATCTGCTTCGCTTTTGGTCAAAGTTAACATCCAGTCCAGCAACCGCGTTCATTGAGAAGACATTGACAGCCGCAGCAGCAACCTCAATCTAGCATTCCAACTCCCATACCATTAAGATACCAAGGTAGCTCATGGAGATCAAGGTACCACAACATGAAGCTGAGAAGCTCATGCTTCAATCGCCTGACACTACGAAACTTCGCCATTGGTCAAAATTGTATAGCGCAGAACCCCACCTAGCCGGGGACCTAGCCCACGCAGAACGCATACGGGATCTATGGATTTCGTACGGTATCCCGGCCGCATTGGAAGAATACCAGGTCCTGCAAAACTTTCCAAAGTCTCAAGCTCTGCATCTCCTTGCACCGGATGGACAGATAGGTTTCGAGGCATCCCTGACAGAGGACGAGGTGTCAGAGGATCCAACGTCGTCTCCTCGAAATGGTTTACCCGCCTTTCATGGCTTCAGCGCAAACGGCGAAATCTGCGCCGAATTGGTGTATGCGAACTTCGGCGAGTTGAAAGACTTTGAGCTGCTGAAGTCGCATGGAATCTCCGTGAAAGGCAAAATCGTCATATGCAAGTATGCCAAGGTCTTTAGAGGCCTCAAAGTTAGAGCAGCCGAACAGTACGGGGCAGCCGCTGTCATTCTGTATAACGACCCTCAAGAGGACGGCGAATACACTGTTGAGAATGGCTATGAGCCCTACCCTCATGGTCCAGCAAGGCATCCCAAAATAATTCAGCGAGGCAGCGTCGACTACTTCTCCGTGGCCGTGGGTGACCCCACGACACCCGGGTACCCCAGTTTGCCAGACACCGACCTTGAACGACAGGATCCTGGTCACGCAACCCCAAGGATACCATCTCTGCCAATCTCTTATGCGGATGCTATTCCTTTCCTTCAGGCATTGAACGGCCATGGACTTATACCTAGTCAGATAGCCGGTGAGCACAGCGACTGGAAAGGATGTCTTCCGGCAGTGGACTATTGTACTGGCCCTAGCCAAGCCAGAGTCTTTCTATCGAACCAAGGTGAGCAATTTTGATCTCAAGCTGTCCGGAAACCAGGCAGAATTTCTGACTATATTCCCAGGCACTTACAAATACGCCCCGATCTACAACGTTATCGGGACTATACGTGGGACTACTGAAGAGAGCATCGTTCTTAGTAATCACCATGATTCTTGGTACTGTGGAGCTATCGACCCAGTAAGTGGGACGGCGGCCATGAACGagcagcgcttatacccattcaaattaatcaaacaaataagttaaacaaatagttaaatataggaatttcagcaagttaaataattaaatatcataaggccttatatttaacgtatttaattaaatataaggtcgcttaaaaaaaagaaaatccggggccgggctaattaaaaatcgataTTCCTAACTACAccctataaaagtttataattaagaatataaatacctagAGCGGGATTCGAACCCGcaactctttatttataattataagttcggtattatactacttaactaaataaattactaataattactataaaaaaaagcctaagtattataaagccctaaatttagtattttattatatttaagaatttaaaaaacctctagtaccccctttttttaatattaataaaactaacgaaGTTACGTATTACTATTTCTAACCTTTTacgactattataattattattaatattaattaaattatatattaatcgatttactatatcgtaattaattaattaataataagttatataatcttCGGTACGTAGCTACTATTTCGGTTACTTTATAGCTATAGACCCTAACTAACGCTagcttcgtattattaactaattttaataatcgtaataacctcctcgcccttttaaaaataatttaaaaaaagaggacttttattaataataatttaatattataaaagggtataaggctaaggaaaTCGTAAATCTACTTAAAGGgggtctttatttaaaagatttataat
Proteins encoded in this region:
- a CDS encoding glutamate carboxypeptidase II translates to MEIKVPQHEAEKLMLQSPDTTKLRHWSKLYSAEPHLAGDLAHAERIRDLWISYGIPAALEEYQVLQNFPKSQALHLLAPDGQIGFEASLTEDEVSEDPTSSPRNGLPAFHGFSANGEICAELVYANFGELKDFELLKSHGISVKGKIVICKYAKVFRGLKVRAAEQYGAAAVILYNDPQEDGEYTVENGYEPYPHGPARHPKIIQRGSVDYFSVAVGDPTTPGYPSLPDTDLERQDPGHATPRIPSLPISYADAIPFLQALNGHGLIPSQIAGEHSDWKGCLPAVDYCTGPSQARVFLSNQGEQF